The nucleotide sequence CTCAAGTGCTTAAAGAATTTGCTATCAAAGGTTATGTCTTAGACAAGAAGAGACTTGAAAATGGTAGCTATCTTGGCGAAGACTATTTTGAGAAGTTACTTGAAGACATTAGAGAGATTCGCCTTAGTGAGCGCAAATTCTACCAAAAAATTACAGATATTTATACAACCAGTGTTGATTACAATAAAGATGCACCAACTACAAAAGAATTCTTTGCTAAGGTACAGAATAAAATGCATTACGCAATTCATGGTCACACTGCCGCTGAATTAATAGTGGAGCGGGCTGATAGTAATAAGCCTTTTATGGGACTTACAAACTGGGAGAATAGTCCTGGTGGCAAAATCCTCAAAACAGACATAAGCATCGCTAAAAACTATTTAACTAAAGAAGAAATAGAATCTTTAGGACGAATCGTCAATGCCTATTTGGAATTAGCGGAGGATAAAGCTAAGCGTAAAATTCCAATGACAATGGAGGATTGGTCTCAAAGGCTTGATAAGTTTTTGGAGTTTGATGACAGGGCAGTTCTACAAGATGCTGGTAGGGTTAGTGCTGAAATTGCTCGAGATCATGCTGCTAGTGAGTTTGAAAAATATCGAATCGTTCAAGATAGACTGTTTGAATCTGATTTTGATAAAGAAGTGAAGAAGTTTTTGGAGTAAGAAACTAGGAACGGCGATGCGTCTTCACGTCTACAATAAGTGCATTGCTAGTTTCCCGATCAATCGTTACACCTGTTTCATCACTAATACCTGCAGGCATAGTTTCTTTCTTAAAAGTAACGGATTTAATTAAAAGTTTCTTATCGCGTTCAATGAAATCCTGAGATAAGCGGGCAGACAAGAATTCAGGACTAAAAAAATTAAAGGCATTTCCAATAGTATCAAAATCTTGTGCCTGCAATCCCATAAATTTCAAGTAATCAGCAAATGTATGACCACCTTCATCAAGCATACTCTTTAATTCTCCAACATTATATTTATAATGACTCGTACTATAGAGTCCATTTGTTTCCCCATTTAATCTAAACTCAACAGCATCAAGGTCTGGATTTTGCTCGCAAACAGAAGCCATTCCTTGTTCAACAGCTGTTACTATTTCCTAACCATGCTCAGCTTGGATTGAAATCACTTGAAACACGATGTTTTCCTTTTCTCTAACGTTTAATTGTTGACTCTCCTATCTCATATTCATCGGCTAGCTTTTTTAAAGACTCACCTTTCTCTAGACGAAGCATTACTGTAAATACCATTTCGTCGCTAATATGTGATTTATTCTTCATTACCTGTCTAGTATAATGAGTGCACTACAATGCGGCCCCTATTTCTTTAAACCCTTGGCTAGGTAGCTGCCTGCTAAGCCCACAGACACTAAGCTAAAAAAACTAAACGGAAGCAAGGAGGCATAGCCGACGCGCTAGTAATACACGAGGCTCAATTGCTATTGGAGTTCCTCGGAAATTCTTGTATAGGTTTTGGATTAGTCTATTCAGGGCTTGGAAAGATTTTGTTTCTTGCTTGATGCGTTAATTACCTTGTTTTCAATTTGAAAACGTTGATTTCTAATTGCGATACAATAGCTTTTAAAGTCTTTACTCTAATTTTAAGAGTATCTGCATTAACTTTATGATTAATTGCAATCATTGGAGGCATTGCTGCAATTAGTGAATGAATCAGAGGGCTATTTGGATCACTAGAGGGAAGTCTTGGACAAGTGCAAACTTACTTGGAAGAATAAAGGCAATCAATTTATTTATTTGGGGACTAGATTGATAAACAACTACTCTAGATGGAGCAGCAAAGGGACTGACTGGATAATGAGGGCAGAGATTAGACGAGTGACTACAGTAGCTTAATTCAAAAAATCCTTTAATTGACAGTAATACGTAATAGCTGAATTCTTGTCGGAAATGGCCGGATAAGAAATCGCAGAAACTGGAAAGCAGCTTGCATGTACCGGAAAGCAATCTACTTGAGCTGGAAACCCAATGATAGTGCTAGAATTGTTAAAAATCGAATAAATTGTTAAATTCTTGACTATTTGTTCACCCCCCCCTTGACATCACCAGACGGGACGTGTTATTTTAATAAGCTATGAAGATTCCTGAGATAATATTTAGAGATAGTATTAACGCACAGAGGCTGGTAGGTGCAGTAATTTCTGATCATGAAGGGGAACTTGGTAAATTAACTCTAAAAGATGGAGATAACTGTCTACAAGTAGAAAATAGTTGCACACCACTAAAATCGTCAGATATACAAACCTTGGAACTTAGTTTTAATAATGAAACTCAAAGAAGAGTTGGTGAGGTCTTTGCATTTGCTAGTGGCGGAGATCTTTCAGAAAAAAGAACAGGAGCGGGTGATAACAAATTAGCTTACTTACAGTCTTTACTAACTACTATAAAAGAAGAGAATATTCAGTTTAATTTACATGGTGTTTGTAGGTTTATGGATAATCTAGTAAGAACAGAAGGATCTCTAGTAGCTTCTTCCGCTGAAAGAGAAATAAAGGATTTTATCAGAGAAGAGCTTGTTCCAGAATTAATTGGTAGAGAAATTCAAGGTTCTGGATTAAATTTAGCGTTGGTTATGACAAAGAACGACCTTGAACCCTTAAGAGATGATCGCTATGATTCTTTTAAAGTTTTAATTGATGAAGACGCAAAAGATCGTGCATTGAAAAGAGCATTAGGATTAGAAACGGATGAAGTCAGAGATATCATTGCTAGCTTAGAAGCAATGGATTCAGTAAATACATCTGCTGTAGATATTGTTACAAATGTAATCAAACTATGTGACCTAACGTTGAAACATTTTGGAGCAGAAGTTAATGAGCAAGAAGTAAGTTACCCACCTAAAAAGATACTCTTGTATGGAGAAGAAGATTTTGACAAGCAAATTCCCATCTTAGCTCGTTACTTGCCAGCAGGTGTGGCAGAATTTGTACTTAATGTCTATACTTATATTGATAGAATTCCTTCTGCAGATAGAGCCCCTTATTTTCGTGCATTGGAAGAGAGTGGTGGAGACGATGATCCCTTAGTTAGAGATTT is from Cyanobacteriota bacterium and encodes:
- a CDS encoding virulence RhuM family protein → MSKESKKNRLQIRNSTAEFLIFTSQAQEHSIEVRYEDETIWLSQKLMAELFDVNVRTVSEHLQNIFADGELDQDSVIRKFRTTASDGKTYDTQFYNLDAIISVGYRVNSKRATQFRQWATQVLKEFAIKGYVLDKKRLENGSYLGEDYFEKLLEDIREIRLSERKFYQKITDIYTTSVDYNKDAPTTKEFFAKVQNKMHYAIHGHTAAELIVERADSNKPFMGLTNWENSPGGKILKTDISIAKNYLTKEEIESLGRIVNAYLELAEDKAKRKIPMTMEDWSQRLDKFLEFDDRAVLQDAGRVSAEIARDHAASEFEKYRIVQDRLFESDFDKEVKKFLE